GAACTACAGCTCACAAAATGTCTGACCACCAAAAACTACAAtccccagaagcaaggggaacacGTGAAAAGTggggccgacccacagataaGGGGTCAAgacaaaccaggaagagagagaggaaggggctgGGAGATctgtgaaccatagagaaagagaaagtgacaATATATATTGGTTGGACTTATCATGTAtttttttcatctttatttaggttagttgagaacaagttctcatttacaactgcgacctggccaagataaagcaaagcagtgcgacacaaacaacaacacatggaataaacaaaacatacagtcaataacacaatagaaaaaaaaaatctatatacagtgtgtgcaaatgaggtaagataagggaggtaaggcaataaaataggccatagtggcaaaaataattacaatttagcaattaaacactagagtgatagatttgcagaagatgaatgtgcaagtagagatactggggtgcaaaggagcaaaacatttaaataacataacataacatgtaTGACCTGGActgtttggacttacctgttggcatTTGGACCTGGACCTACTGAGAACCCGATTCGTGTACCGTACCCTGCTATCCTTGGCCACGCCGGCGGCCTGGGCGGACCAGGATGCAGAAACCAACATACAGGTACTGTCCTGTTCTAATGATCTCTCATTCTGGGGTGATTTTGGTGACGGtctcccacttaatttgtgacaaactcTCCTAACCTTGAAGAGGTTTGTCacagtatatatatttacacaaatATTTCCTAATGACTAAGGGAGGGATCCTGCTTTCTGAATACAACAGCCTGCAGTATTCCTGTCGGCCTTCATCTTGAGATTCTCAATGAGATGGGGCAGTTGTTCTCCCCTGTCTGAATAAACAGGATCATATTGAAAGTGAAACTATGGCCCCTCTATTCCGGTAATGGTCTCATTTTCAAGAAATGGGTATAGACATAGTAAAGCTAGACTGCCCTCCTCTCTTGATAGATTTGTGGAATTATGTAGTTATTCGATATCTAACACTGGAAAGTGAAAGTCAATGATGCATCACATATGGTGGTTCATTGCACCAGCATATTTCACTTTCTATTGTAGCCTATATAAGTAAAGCAGCAATCATTGTTTCGCAATTATATCAGCATCTCAGTCTCAGGAGGAACTAGCACTGACAAGGTAAGTCTTTGTCATTGCCATTTTTTCTGCTTCTAAATATTGGTAGAGGACCTGCTTGATATACAGTAGAATTTATTAATGCAAAAGGAAAAATGTAATTGCTATACTACAATGTTTGTAGAAGCTCCTTGTAATTTGTGCACAAGGGTTAAATTGTCTTCTATTGTTCCTATACAGCTTCTACATTATGGGGCGGTTTCCCAGATACATATTAAGCCTGTACGATAAATACAAAATTACACATTTTACTACAACACAAATTGAAATGTAACCTGTTAAAATTGCATTCCAAAAGTCAAGGCTTTCACAAACACCTGAAAAGGTAGTTTGGAGATAATTTTTTgttactaaatacattacaaatgtaGTGAAAACAGGTTATCAAGTCATTTCATAGAACATGTTATAATTGCAAACAAAATGTGTTCATTTGTGTGACATTTCCTTTATCGAATCCTGGGAGTCACGGTGAGACCACACCCTTTTGCAGATGATTCTTGCATATAGTCCAGGACAAGGCTTTAGACCAGGACCAGGTGTAATCTTAGCGCCGAGACTCCTAGAGGGTGTAGTTCTTCCTGATAGCTTATCACCTCTGTTGGTGCAGTCATCCCTGCCGGTAGTACTCTCGTGTCCCCCATGGACCGGCTCGTACATAAAACATCCTGTACGAGCCGGTCCATGGGGGTTTCCTCCTTAACTCGATTAGATGGCTCCTCAGTGAAAAATAAACTGCTAAATATGCGTACTGTCTTAATTAAACAcaattttccaccaccatgctcGGGTGGCTTATGCTCTTTCCTGATGCAGCGCGTGTTCATCcagctgtaaacaacagactaacGCGGATGTCCAGAAATCTGAAAATGATACTTGTGTTTTATTGAGATAGTAAGCATAGGTTTGAAGTTTTTTCCCACGATGAGCCATTCAATCGAGTTAAGGAGGAAACTGatgcctttgcagcctgaatgtTGGCTGTTTTATGTACGAGCCGGTCCATGGGGGAAATTAGTGTATTGCTCGCTGAATATATTAAAGTCAGACGTGAGATGACAAACGACGTAAAAGGAATAAGAGCTCCATCTTTTGGCCGGTTGGGAAAGCTTCATCTGGGAAACTGCCCCTAAATGTTTTATGAAATAATAGAGGTCAAATTGAGTGCTTTGTGTGTCACCTTTTCTTATTGTAGATCTGAAAAAATTGTTCAAAGGACAGACATCATAATTTTGAGTAAAGATAGATGTTAGTTCCACATATGATTTACATGTActgattgtattactgtattTCACATAATTTGCAACAGTTTACAATTCTTTAGTTGTCAGCAACAAGAAATTACCCAGCATATACAGACcattagggtggcaggtagcctagtggttagagcgttgggccagtaaccgaaaggttgctagatcgaatcgccgagctgacaaggtaaacatctgttgttctgctcctgaacaaggcagttaacccactgttcctaggccgtcattgtcaatttgaatttgttcttaactgactttcctagttaaataaaggataaatatgCTGTGCGGTCCTGAATTATTGGATCCCTTGAAAAATATGAGCAAAAAAGACAGTATGAATTAAATAtgacaaatactgagctatactgTAAATTGAAtggtaaaaaaaattacattattttataCTAGTACTATTGCTCAGTGAAAAATGTTTGGTTTAACATGTAGGAAATACACGGGACAAAATTATTGGATCCCCTGTTTTTGATACTCCAGCAACATTGAGCCTTTTTCCAAgtaccaagtaccaggacattatgatgcagttgaccttaacaagggcccaaTGACCAGTGGAGCCAAAAAGCCCCATAATataaaagatccaccaccatatttgacAAAAGGTATGAGGTATTTTCCAAGGCTAAACCCACCGTTGGTGTATGTGGCCAAAGACCTTTATTTTCGTGTCATTATGACCATAGCACCAGTTTCAATCCAAGTTCCAATgccatttagcaaactccaggtggtgttatggacagacaacatgaaaatagagctctttggccacacacaccagcggtattgaaaacaggggatacaataattttgaccctgtggttgctaatttctgtattaccaaatgaggagagacaaacttaacacacaccagtcagagttatacttaaactacatctttaattataagagctttgcattagcacttgactttcaacgattcaccatttctaatgaaccgttgAGAGTGACTACACATTAATACAAAGAGCTTTTATAACCAAGatccacccctctcaacgtacatgacgaaccacagatcttaggaacagttcacaaaggttaagttttgtatgaaagatatctataaaacttagcagacagcaactgctgtatcaacagtgttcattgtatagaccagtgtctagtcctcctactccaaactggaaccgtccctccctggtacggtatagaacagaaccattagctcatccaatggcataaatcaattgacaactctagatactcccatctcaagtaaaccccctttTGACTCCaatcctggacaagctcactgaggggagtgacttgcgcacagacattgtggagacaaataattggttccccattaatcacgccatctctTCACATAgtttaacagatacattcacatatgaagacaatctcacataagcataatttaaaaataaaacatcttaattatctatgttacccaactaattctgattcatccaccacaaccCCTATCTTTCTGAGCGATTAAATTAAATGACATATATTTTTTGTTGCATACAATCTAGCTCAGTAATTTGTATTACTTATCTTAGTCTTTttttcatctttatcaagggatccACTAATTCCGGACTGCACTGTATCTGTTTGTATGTGGCCCTAGCTGCTGTACACTATTTACctcaaattgtatttttattttcttccTCCGAAAGCAGTCATGGGTAATGAAAAAAGCACGCCACCAAAGAAGGGTAAGAGATATGACTTACTGTGGGAACAGCATGAGACATATCAGTTAAAATACAATTAAAGCCTGATCTGTATACTCTGTTTTAGTGCATGCATTGACAAAAGTCCAAAGGCATGTGTAACAGAGGTAAGAATGTGCCATAAGCTCACTCCACAGATAGCTTGAAATGTCGTGCCTGTTGCCACCCATTGGTAATGTTGTCAAGCAAGGACCGTCACGTGTGTTTTGCGAAGCAGAGCCTCGCTGGTTCGAGACAGCAGTTGGACAGTGAGGAGGCTAGATGTTAGCAGCACACTGACCTCTGTGAAACACGCACATATCTAGTTGACAATACTCTCATTTATTGTCTGAACAATGAATTATTGTAGTGGTTAGTTGGTGAAACAAACAGAAATATGGGATTTGGAAACTGGAAGTACGTTTAATCAAAATGCATTCCCATGTGTCACAGAATTTGACGGCCCATGGCGTAATCAAAATTGGGAGTAAGTATAGTCTGACCAAATATGGACAATAGAGGACAaaaaatatacatacacacacatatagatatatatatatatatacacacatatatatatatatatatatatatacagtgccttgcgaaagtattcggcccccttgaacttttcgaccttttgccacatttcaggcttcaaacctaaagatataatactgtaattttttgtgaagaatcaacaacaagtgggacacaattatgaagtggaacgaaatttattggatatttcaaacttttttaacaaataaaaaactgaaaaattggccgtgcaaaattattcagcccctttactttcagtgcagcaaactctctccagaagttcagtgaggatctctgaatgatccaatgttgacctaaatgactaatgatgataaatagaatccacctgtgtgtaatcaagtctccgtataaatttcgttccacttcatgattgtgtcccacttgttgttgattcttcacaaaaaattacagttttatatctttatgtttgaagcctgaaatgtggcaaaaggtcgaaaatttcaagggggccgaatactttcgcaaggcaccctatatactgctcaaaaaaataaagggaacactaaaataacacatcctagatctgaatgaatgaaataatcttattaaatacttttttctttacatagttgaatgtgctgacaacaaaatcacacaaaaataatcaatggaaatccaatttatcaacccatggaggtctggatttggagtggaaaaccacactacaggctgatccaactttgatgtaatgtccttaaaacaagtcaaaatgaggctcaaagtgtgtgtggcctccacgtgcctgtatgacctccctacaacgcctgggcatgctcctgatgaggtggcggatggtctcctgagggatctcctcccagacctggactaaagcatccgccaactcctggacagtctgtggtgcaacgtggcgttggtggatggagcaagacatgatgtcccagatgtgctcaattggattcaggtctggggaatgggcgggccagtccatagcatcaatgccttcctcttgcaggaactgctgacacactccagccacatgaggtctagcattgtcttgcattaggaggaacccagggccaaccgcaccagcatatggtctcacaaggggtctgaggatctcatctcggtacctaatggcagtcaggctacctctggcaagcacatggagggctgtgcggccccccaaagaaattccaccccacaccatgactgacccacctccaaaccggtcatgctggaggatgttgcaggcagcagaacgttctccacggcgtctccagactcctgccgaaccactcctttattgggggtgtcttgctaattgcctataatttccacctgttgtctattccaattgcacaacagcatgtgaaatatactgtcaatcagtgttgcttcctaagtggacagtttgatttcatagaagtgtgattgagttggagttacattgtgttgtttaagtgttccctttatttttttgagcagtgtatatatatatatatatatatatacaaagattgcacaaaacattaagaaaaccttCCTAATATCCTCATTTTTCCCAAATCCTTCATTGTAACTCTCCACCTGACAGTAAACAAGAGAGAGACACCATGGTGGCTGCACTGAGGAACTTTAAACTGAGCGATCCTGACATGGGGCAGCTGAGATGCCTGCTATATGGACCAGTTGGAGCAGGGAAGTCCAGCTTTGTCAACTCAGTCAACAATGTCTTCCAAGGACGAGTAGCACATAATGCCCTGGTAGCTGCTGCCTCTGGCACAAGCTTCACCAAGACAGTAAGTTGCTATAAATTAGGAATGTAGTGCCACTGATCACAAAACACAATTAATGGATAAAATATGGATCCCTAGCATACCTTTGTATACAAACACCTGCTATGAGTATGTTTTAAAACATGTTTATTTTcagtacaatacacactacattaaAGATGGAGATAAACGTCTTCCCTTTGCATTCAATGATGTCATGGGTCTGGAGGCACAAGAAAAAGGGATGCAACCTGAAGACATCATCAATGCTCTGAAGGGCCATCTACCAGAGGGTTACAAGGTAAACCAGCATACACAAATGTATACACATGCAAATAATACTAGACCGTAAATGACCCAGAAAACAATGCCAATAGTGCTGCTTTCTACCAGAACATAGTATCTCTTTCTTTAAATCACTAATttaacaaaacaaataaataatagaTTCAAATAATATTACACTGTAAATGTAGCTTTCCTTAACCCAACAAACAATGCCGATAGTCCTGCTCATTCTACCAACAACAGccaaataatataatataatataatattataatataataatcatATTCTTTAATGCCTAATTTAACAAAGCAAATGAGTAATAGTTTTAAACAGAAAAGTCCTATCTGACCAGTCTTCTCTTTTCTTGGGCCAGTTCAATCCTTGCTCTGCATTAACTGATGAAAGTGCAGAATACAATAAGAAGCCCAGGTCAAGTGACAAGGTTCACTGTCTGGTGAGTGTCGTGGCTGCAGACAAAATCTCTCTCATGTCAAATGACGTCATAGTCAAGATGAGGAAGGTCAGAGAAAAAGCCAGTGAACTGGGTGAGCTCTTCCAACCCCTCTATGTTTCACTGTGTCTTTCTGTATTAATGAAGTGGCCCTTGGCTGAACATAGCTCATGAATTTTCACTTTCACATGGAGCAGTGTTACTTATAGGTTAGCCCTTCCATTCAATCATTTTTACAACAGGAATAGCTCAAGTTGTTGTCATGACCATGCCAGACAAGGCTTGCCCGCTGGTGGAGATGGACGTGAAGAAGATGTACACCAGCAAGGCAATAAAAGATAAGGTAAGTAATATTTTACAGTGCATGCCATCCTGAAGTCATGTTAAATCCTGAAGTCATAGATCCATTAATGACTCAGATAAAGCAAAAGGTCTGCTCACTTCATGTAAATCATAATTCCTGCTTGTTTGGTTAAATCAAAAGTCCTACTCAGATAAAGCAAAAGTCCTTTTTGTCTCCAACATTTCTCAGATGCAGATCTGCAGTAATGAGGTGGGCATTCCCATGAACTGCATCTTGCCTGTGAAGAACtaccatgaggaggggatgctGGATAACGACATGGACATTCTGATACTGAACGCCATGACTCAGATGGTGAACTTTGCCAACGACTACATCTGGAACCTCCAACAAACTGCATGAGTGTCACAACATCTAAAAGAAGCGCTAGGAGATTACTGAGCCCTGAGTTTATTCCTAAAGCTATATAGCCTAGATTTAATTTCAgaaaagccggtgtttggaggatatctTGGCACAGgtgttaggcccgagacgaagtcaaatgatgcatttgcatttgtttaagctgttttctagttagATTtacttggatacatccataacaatgagtttATTAATGGgtgactttacctagcagagaaaATATGCTCTCTTGACGGGACACTGTTCAGACAAAAGAAAGACAATCCATGACATTCATTTGAGTTGAATTTTAGTAAATGAAACCATACATTCTCTTTGTTATCTACCACAGCTGATATGGCTATAGCTACTTATTGCATGTCACATTTATCTGTACATTCCCCTGGATGGTGAATTGGTTGAAATATCTGTTGGAGTCTGTGCTAATACTTCTGCAACCTTGCTTGAGCCTTTTGGGTGTTGATGGTGCCAGGGTGTTGCTCCAGTGTTTCCTATCTGTCAGTGATGGACGCCAGTAGCTATGGAGTGAACCTTCGCACCGATGCCCACTCAATGACATAATCTCCCTCGCTTCTAAACCAGCATTGGCCAGTTTCTGGACTGTCGTGGTTCTGTTGCTGTGATTTGTGTATGTAGTTGTTCCCGCTGACCTGCAGGACCTGGGCAGAAGTTTTGCCAGATAATTTACGCCCATCGGCTCTGACGTGTACCATATCGAGTCCCCGATACACTCTCCTCTCCTTGGGTGGAGATAAAATACAAGGGCGTTCTCCGGGCATTTCGATAGATATTTCTCCAGTGATGCCACCGGGCATAGTGGGTTCCCTGGCTGCTTGAACATGAATCTCCTCTTGGACCCCCTGCCCCTCTCCCATAGGTCCAGATGATTCTTTGTGGCCTGTTATATTGTTTCATACCTTAGACCGCTCTCATCTGTTTTTATGAGGAATGAGTTAGGCTTTAGTTGTTTGTTCCCCGCTTTTCCTCTTCCACCCAGATGTTACCGGAAGTCGAACCACACTCTCTGGACCAGACCCCTTGGTGTACCGGGATTCAGAGCCTAGGAGTTTTGGAGCTGGGCCATGTCCTTTTCGGTGATTGGGGGGTGGCTGTTTGATGTCTTTTCCTTGCCTTCTTAGCTGTTTGATGTTGCCCAGAAATACATGATTCGAGGTGGTAAATTCAGTGACCTTCATAAGGCACCAGCTGCAACCGATGGGTGGGTTATTTAGAAACCGGTTGAACCCACTCCGGAGTGCCAGGTAGCTACTTATGCTGTACTGCTCCACCTTCCCATTTCGATCATTTCCATTAAACTGTTGGAGAAGGATGTTAAACTTTTCCTTAGTGATAGTTTTGAAGTCAACAACGTTTTTCTTCTCTGCTAGCCAGCCCTCGAAGCAATGGACAGCCCAGTGTGAATTCTTATGTGTTTTTTTCGTTGTGGCTTTTCTCTAGGTCATTCAATGCAGTTTCCCCCAAATTAGCATGCCTGGGTATTACTGCCATCTCTTTTTCATATTCATCCATAATCATACCACTGAAAAGATCAAAAGAAATGTTCCATTCATCCATTTTAGTTTCCGCAACATAATATTGATTTAGCCAGTCAACTGAAAAAAAGTTGTCTATGTTGCTATAACTACCAGCTCAATTTCCTGTCTGACTCGTTTATTTGGGACGATGGAGATCGCAATACAACATTGAAAaggtcggagagacagacagcaaggtttatacaaatctccgctgttgaaaaccaaatgctagtctaaaagaaatgggagataatgtctagatactttttatagtggagattaaGTTTATACTTTTCCTGGCAgggttgatgagacagtggattgcgcagtgagATGGACTATAGTAAATGGGCATttcaacgtcatagatttagccggtggtaacctGTGAAATAGACACAggttggaatgcggttttaaccaatcaacaTTCAGGATTAGTCGGTTGAATAAAGGTCAATATACTCATGTCAATGTAGCCTTTCAAGGTCAATGTAGCCTTTCAAGGTCAAGGTAGTCTTTTGGACATTTGTTTTGCAGACAGGATGAAGTAAGATTGGAATGAAAGTTCTCCTTTCAATGTTTTCGTATTGTGGTTGTATCATTTCACTTAAATGTAAAGGCCTATACTGTTTATAGACGCAATATGCACCTTTGTGTGACAAAAAGCTTGAAAGAATGTGCGTGCACTGGATGAGTTTTAAATTACTTTGAACTATACACAGGGTTCATTGgctggaaccctttttggttccaggtagaacccagttgggttccatgtaaaaccctctgtggaaagggttctaatggttctaaatggaacccaaaagggttctaccaagatcaaaaacggttctacctggaacagaaAAGGGTTGTCTTATGACGCCaggcgaagaacccttttagctaCTGTAATAGATAGCACCCTTTTTCCCCAAGAGTGTACATGTAACACACAACAGTGTACACTTGTATTAGATAAGCTAGTATCATTGATAGCTATGCATCATGTTTTCTCATTCTAAATGACCATTATATAAAATCAATCATTTGATGTGAATTTATGGTTGTGTGTATTTATGCTTTTCTGCTTGAGCTGGCTCTTTGAGATGGGTAAAATGAaggtaaataaatacataatcATAATCATTTGCCATTATTTCATTTCCTTTTGGCAATTGTTGACATTTTATTTATATCTGTGGCACAAATATACCAGTTGTGTTATTTATTGTGTCAAAAGTACTTTGGATATAAACAAACATTTACCTTTCAAATTATGTAGTGCACTGTAGGATTGTTACGAATGAACAGGATACATTTAAATGCAAAGCAATATTAAATCATTGAAATTTGATTACACAGAGATAAATAGTATGAGTTGGTCTCAGCTTGGACTAGTAGCATGTCCACTAGTAGAGGTTTCAGAGGACGACAACTGTACCATATCAAACAGGGTGATGTTATGTAAATAACAAAGTGCACGCCCTCATTGTGGCCCTCACGCGCCACAAtagtacagccaaaatgggagccacctagaaaaactacaaattggtagctcatttttcaaaagacaagcctgaaactctttctaaagactgttgacatctactggaagccctaggaactgcaatcggggagGTATTCAATTTATATTCCCATAGAAAGCTGTTTCAATAACTGGTGagctcaacaaaaaaaaaaaatcaggatggattctcctcgtgtttttgcctgccatatcagttctgttatatgcatatcctagcttctgggcctgagtaacaggcagtttactttgggcacctcattcatccaaacctccgaatactgccccctagccctaagaagttttaaactCTGGGGGAAAAATCACACAGAATTTCCTCCAACTGTACACATTCAGCAATACTGTATAACAATATTATAAAtcacactttgatttgatatatatatatttatatatatatatatatatatatgtaatagaGTCATTTTGTAGATATTTATAATGGATATGTAGACCTTTATATCTCCAATCCTAAAATAAAATGGAGCATACATAAAATAAACAAGTAATTACAATTGATTtacattggggataatgtgtgtgtgacagagagacagaccctatgttgactatgatgttactttagctaatatggtgacaaagatgtaggctgtgtgtagcacttatgatatggtttggcttgaaAAGCTTTTTTGCCtgatcacatacagctgatgtgttgtgcattgaagtccaaaaGCAAAGGGAAAAGAGGAGAGTGAATAGATGTGAGAAGAAATACGTGGTTACTATGAAAGTTAACTGTTTTTCGcgggatcaggggtgtattcattccgctgattctgtttcaattttttttcttaaacAGAAGGAAAAGGAAGCAATTTTTTTTATATCTGAAACCCACAAATATAGAAAATGTGTTATAGGCTCCAGTCAAAGGCTGCAGAACTATTTTTTTGACAGGGGTTGCAGGATTTTGATTTGCCTGATTTGGATAAGTTTATGcttataatttccaacattttCGTAGGGCTATTTGTTAggcaacttgtctataattagatacatttAGATTCTCGTTTGTCATTAtgtgttgcccta
The sequence above is drawn from the Salmo salar chromosome ssa22, Ssal_v3.1, whole genome shotgun sequence genome and encodes:
- the LOC106583433 gene encoding interferon-induced protein 44 isoform X1; this translates as MGNEKSTPPKKEFDGPWRNQNWDKQERDTMVAALRNFKLSDPDMGQLRCLLYGPVGAGKSSFVNSVNNVFQGRVAHNALVAAASGTSFTKTYNTHYIKDGDKRLPFAFNDVMGLEAQEKGMQPEDIINALKGHLPEGYKFNPCSALTDESAEYNKKPRSSDKVHCLVSVVAADKISLMSNDVIVKMRKVREKASELGIAQVVVMTMPDKACPLVEMDVKKMYTSKAIKDKMQICSNEVGIPMNCILPVKNYHEEGMLDNDMDILILNAMTQMVNFANDYIWNLQQTA
- the LOC106583433 gene encoding interferon-induced protein 44 isoform X2, which codes for MVAALRNFKLSDPDMGQLRCLLYGPVGAGKSSFVNSVNNVFQGRVAHNALVAAASGTSFTKTYNTHYIKDGDKRLPFAFNDVMGLEAQEKGMQPEDIINALKGHLPEGYKFNPCSALTDESAEYNKKPRSSDKVHCLVSVVAADKISLMSNDVIVKMRKVREKASELGIAQVVVMTMPDKACPLVEMDVKKMYTSKAIKDKMQICSNEVGIPMNCILPVKNYHEEGMLDNDMDILILNAMTQMVNFANDYIWNLQQTA